The Metallibacterium scheffleri region AGCGCGCCGATGTGGGCGGCGTGGGTCAGTTATCCCGCGTATCGCAGCAAGAACCAGCGCGTCAACACCTTCGAGGAGCGCCTGCAGGGCTGCTTCAAGTTCAGCATGAACGGCAAGGCGCCGCCGCTGGGTGCGCCCGAGCTGGTGGCGCTCGAGGCGTACTCCTACTGGATGGCGCAGGGCGCGCCCACCGGCACCAAGCTGGTCGGTGCGGGTTATCCCAAGCTGCCCAAGCCGGCGCAGGGCTGGGATTATGCGCGCGGCAAGCAGGTCTATGCGTCGCACTGCGCGCTGTGCCATGCCGCCGACGGTCAGGGCCTGCTGGTGGACGGCAAAACCTGGTTTCCGCCGCTGTGGGGCCCGCAGTCGTACAACTGGGGCGCCGGCATGTCGCGCCTGGATCTGGCCGCCGGCTTCATCAAGGCCAACATGCCGCTGGGCAACGGCAACAGCCTCAGTGATCAACAAGCCTGGGATGTGGCGTATTACATCGACGGCCACGAACGTCCGCAGGACCCGCGTTACCTGGGCTCGATCGAGGCCACACGCACGAAATTCCACGACGGCCCTTATGAAACCTACGGCCGCATCGCGCAGGGCCGGCTGCTCGGCGCGGGCGTTGGCGTGGTCGGTGGCAGCACCGTCACCCGTGAGTCCGCGCCGCGCGCCCCGCTGGCGCCGCGATTGCGCGACTGACCGCAGCGCGCAAGTTTCCCCAAGTCAATGGCAACCCCGAAGGAGTTCACCCGATGAGTACCACGCAAACCCTCGCCAGCCCGGACGCCACGCGCGGCTGGCGCATGGCCGCGATCGCCCTGCTCGCCGTGCGCTTCGTGCAAGGCTGGATCTACTGGGGCGGCGGCACGCGTCGCTTCATCTACGCGCCGTCCAAGCTGGACACCGCCGGCCACTGGATGGCCTACAAGTTCCAGACCGCGATGCCTGGCGCGCTGCTCGGCACCGATCACCTGGTCGCCTGGCTGCTGCAACACTTCACCTTGCTGTACCTCGGCGTGGTGGTGTTCAGCGCGGTCGAGATGATCGCCGGCGCCATGCTCATCATCGGCCTGTTCACGCGTCTCGCCGCGGTCGCCACGATTGGCCTGTCGATCGTGCTGATGCTGCTGTTCGGCTGGCAGGGTGCGACCTGCATCGACGAATGGACCATGGCCGCGGCCAACTTCGCCATTGGCATCACCCTGTTCCTCGCCGGCGGTGGCGCCTACTCGGTGGACAGCTGGCTGGCCAGGCGCAAGCCCAGGCTGGCCGGCAGCGGCTGGTTCAACTGGATCGGCGGCGCCAGCCTGCTGCCGCTGTCCGAGCGTGCCTTCAAGCGCCTGGCTCTGGTGTTGTTCTGGATCGCGGTGGCCTTCATCGTGCTCACCTACAACTACTACCGCGGCTCGATCGTCACGCCGTTCCACGGCGGCCCCACCAGCCCGGCCAAGCACCACTGGACGCTCAGTCAGGGCCAGCTTGCGGCCAATGGCACGGTGCGCTTCCACGCGTATGTCGATGCCGGCACCCCCGCCGAACCGTCCAACGTATTGCGCGCCTCGCTGATCAGCAACGGCGGGCAGATCGTCGAGGAATGGGACGGCATGCTGCTGGCGCGCACGCCCAAGCAGGCGTTCAAGAACGACTTCGCCTACCAGAAAATCCACGCCGGCAAGTTCGGGCTGGTCGGTCCGGTGGGCTCGCAGGCCATGGTCGAGCTGCGTCCGACCCAGACTGACCTCAGCCTGCCCAATGGGCCGTACACGCTGCAACTGGTGTCGGTGAACGGGCATATCTGGAGTCTGCCGCTGACGCGTTGATGGCTTGGCGCAAGGCGGTTCTCGCGCTCGCCCTGGCCCTCGTGGCCGGGGTGGCGTTGTGGTGGACACTGGCGCCAACGTGGCGTCACCGTGCCGGCACACTGGCGCCGGCACTGGTGATGCCCCTGCTGGGCGGCGGCAACATCGATCTCGCGCGCTTGCGCGGCCGCCCCGTGCTGATCGATTTCTGGGCGCCTGACTGCGCGCCTTGCGTGGCCGAACTGCCCGAGCTGGAACGCCTCGCGCGCGCCGATGCAGGGCGCTTCACCCTGATCGGCGTGGCCATGAGCTACAGCGATCCCGATGCCCTGCGCGCCATCGCCGCGCGCGCCGGCATCAGCTATCCGCTGGTGTGGGACCGCGATGGCCGCGTCGCCGCGGCCTTCGGCGGTGCGCGCGTCACCCCCACGCAAGTGCTGATCGGCGGCGACGGCCGCATCCAGGCGCGCGTCGAAGGCGGCCTCGCCGGGCCGCTGCTGCGGCAAGTCTTGCGCCACGATGGCGTGAACGACGCACAGCGATAAGTGCGCAGCACGGCGGTGCTGTCGCGGATTTTGCGACAGGCAAGTGGGAATCTGCACGCCGAGCCATCACCGATTGCGCAGTCCGCACATGACTGGAGAACCTCGAAAAAACACGGTCATCCCCGCGAAGGCGGGGATCCAGCGCCTGTAATGGTTGATGAAACTCCGAGTCACTGTATGCCCATCTTCGCGAGAATGACGAGCAAATGCAGCTTATTCGAGGCCCTCACTGGTAGAGCCTCGTTCGCGGCGTGTTGTGGCCCTGTGATGCGAGGCATAACATGACCACTTCAACTGGTCACATCGAGTTCGCCATGAACATCAACGCCGCCGAATTCAAGGCCAAGTGCCTGAAACTCATCGACGAAGTCGCCGCCACCCACGAGCCGCTGGTCATCACCAAACGCGGCAAACCGGTCGCGCGCGTCGTACCCATCGAGGACGAACAACCGCGTGGCCTGTTCGGCTACATGAAAGGCACCGTCACGATCCACGGCGACATCATCGATGTACCGCACGAGCCCTGGGCCGCGGAAACCGGCGAAGAGGACGATTTGTACGTCCCCCTCCTTACCAGTCCATCCGCGAAACCATGAGCGCGCTGCTGCTCGATACCCACGTTTGGCTCTGGTACGCAGAGGGCGTTGCCAGGCGATTGAAGCCCAGCGTCGTCAACCAGATCGAAGACGCTCTGCTGACGAATCGTCTGCACGTCAGCGCGGTCAGCGTGTGGGAGATCGGTCTGCTGGTCGCAAAGAACCGCATCACCCTGTCTGCGCCGGTGAAGGACTGGGTACAGCATGCGGCCACCATCCCCGGTCTGCGCTTGTCCCCTCTCGACTGGCAAAGCGCGCTCGAAAGTACCGTGCTTCCGGGTATGCCGCACGCCGACCCGGCGGATCGCCTGCTGGTCGCCACAGCGCGCATCAGCGGCTACACCCTGGTCACCCGCGACCAGAAGATTCTGGACTACGGCAAGGCGGGCCACATCAACGTGCTGGCTGCATGATTCTGAGGAACGCTGACGAAAATCGAAAGCCAGCGTTTCTTCATCGCCCACGTCCGGTCGGATAAAGAACAGCAGTTTCTGGTTGCGCAGCGACATGCAAAGCCACGCGCGACGATGAGCAAACCTGCACCGTTCGTCGCAGGATTTGCGACATGCGGCGAGGAACCTACGCTCTCATTCTCGCCGATGGCGTAAGGTGCCCAACCGAGGGGGCGGGTATGACTGGGAGCATCAACCGAGCCATTGCGCATGCAGCGCGGGCGCCAGACGGCACATGGCGCGCGCCGCACGATCTGGCCGAGCATCTGGCGCAAGTCGGTCGGCTCGCCGGCCATTTTGCGCAGCACTACGGCACCGACTGGGCGCGGCTGGCCGGGCGCTGGCACGACCTCGGCAAGTACCGTCCGCGTTTCCAGCACTACATCCGCCAGGCCAGCGGCTTCGAAGCCAACCATGCAAACGTCGCCCGCTCTGCAAAGAGCGGGCGCGGATTGAAAGCAGCCTCCATCACCAGCGCTTCAGCGCAAGTAGTGTTCGAGATCGTGCGCGGTGCTGGAGGAGGGCTCCACGCCGAACGCGAGCAGCAATTGCCGGATGTCCTCGTGATCGAACAGGCGCCAGCCCAGGCTTGCGAAGTGCTGCAGTTCGGCCTCGTCGGGGAACGAGTAATACGCGCCGGTCGCTGGATTTTGCGGTGTCAGGGCAAGCGTCTGGCGCTGCGCAAGCGAGTCGAGCGCTTGCGTGATCAGTTCGACGCCAAGCGGGTACAGGGCGAGGATGTGCCACAGCAACGAATGCGTGGGATCCACCGCGCGGCGCGCGCTGGCGACGATGCCGCCGACATCGATGCCGGGGCTGTCGATACGGTGCAGGGTGCAGCCGATTTCGCGGTCGCCATGCAGTAGCGCGCGCAGGGTGGCGAGCACGCCGCGATACTGCGGCAGCAGGCCGGAATGCAGGTTGAGCACGCCGTGCGCGGGCATGTTGATGACTTCATCCGGCAGGATCTTGCCGAAGCGGATCGACACGAAAATATCGGAGTGCGTCGCGCGCAGGCTGTCGAGAACGGCGGCATCCTTGAGCCGGTGCACCGGGTGCAAGGGAATGCGGTAGTGCTGGCTGATCGCCGAGAAGCCAAGCCATCGCGGCGGACTTGAACCCTGATGCTCCAACAACGGAAATGCCAGCATGTTGAAGAGGTCCTGCTCGATGAAGGTGAGTGGATCGAGCATCGAGGCAGGTCGTGGCTGAGCGCCGCCAACGTGATCCGACAGGTAAATGGCCATGACCTGCGCATGCATCTTGCGCAGCAACAGGTTGAGTGCGAGCGCGCTTTCGATATCGCGATTGGCGAGCAGGGCGATCCGCATGGGCATGAATGGCATTGCCGGACAAAATCTATTGACCTATGCACAGCAGGTGAAGTTGCAGGGTGTTGTGCAAGCGTGACATGCGGATGCGGCCACGGCGCGCTACGCTCACGTGCATGACAATCCCCGCGCTGCGCACCGCCACGCTCGCTTGGCTCTACGTGCTGGCCCAGTTCGGCCTGCTCGCAGCATTGCTGGTGGTACCGCCGTGGCAGTGGGAGTGGCGGCTTGCCGGCAGCGTGCTGCTGGTGCTGGCGGCGCTGCTGGGCACGTGGACGCTGCTGCACAACCGCCCCGGCAATTTCAACGTGCAGCCGCAGCCGCGTGCGCGTGGGCATCTGGTGACCGACGGGCCCTATCGCCGGGTGCGCCACCCGATGTACATCACGGTGCTGCTGGGCGCGGCGGGCTGGGCGGATTGCGCCGGCGGTTGGTGGCGCGTGTTGATCGTGCTGGCGCTGCTGCTGGTGCTCAATGCCAAGGCCGCTTTGGAAGAGCGTCTGCTGCTGGCGCGCTGGCCCGAGTACGCGGCGTATCGCGCACGCACGTGGCGCTTCGTGCCGGGACTCTGGTGACGCGGTGTCAGTCGCCGCTTGCGGTGCTTGCCGCAGGCTCGCTGCCGGGGACGATTTTAAGCACCGTCTCGCGCACGCCACGTGAGAGGATGAGGCGCGCATCGCGCACCACGGCGGCGAGTTCGGCGTCGAACTCCAGCTTGTTCGCGCTGTTGCTGCGCACCGCGCCCTGCTCGCGCAATTGCTGGATGAAGCCGCGGAACAGGGCCTTGTCGAAGAACTCCGGCGCGGTGAGCTGTTGCAGCAGCGACAGGCGTTGCGCGGTGAGCACGCAGGTTTGCTCCAGCTCGGCGGCGGTGAAGGCGCCGGGGCCGGCTTTCACCAGCGTGGCGATGGCGATGTAGTAGCGCTCGAAGGTCTGCAGCAGGCTGTGCGCCAGCACGCGCAGCTGGTAGGCCTCGTCATCCTGGCCGGCGCCGCGTTCGAGCAGGCGCGCATCGCCCACGGTCTGCAGCAGTCCGTGACGCACGAACAGTTCGATGGTTGCGCCGAGGCGCTCGCCGAAGCTGTTGTCATCCCAGGGCAGGAACAGCTCGCTGCGAATGAACGGATACACCATGCGCCCCATGCGCAGCACCGAGGCGCGCGCCATGCGCCGGTTGTTGAGGAAACACGCCGCCACCCACGCGGCCGGCGCGAACAGGTGCAGCACGTTGTTGCGGAAATAACTGAGCAGCACCGCCTGGTCGCCTTCGGTCACCAGCACATCGCCCAGCGGATGCTTGATGCGCCGGATCCAGCCCATGCGCTCGCCGTAGGCGACGATTTCCTCCGGCGCGGCCGGGGTGATGGTGACGCGCGCCGAATACGGCAATTCGGTGAGCAGGGTCTTGTACAGCGCGAGCTGGTTGCGCAGATCCTGCTCGGCCAGCGCGTGCTTGGGCGTGGCCAGCAGGCATACCGCCAGCAGGTTGATCGGGTTGACGTGCGCGGCGCGGTTGACCTCGATATTGATGCGCTCGGCGAGGCTGTCGACGGCCTTGGGAAACCAGCCCGGACGCTCATCCTCGTTGCCGCGCGTGCTGCGCCAGTCGGGCGCGTGTTGCTCGAGGATGCGCTCGAGAAAGATCGGTTCGCCGAAATTGAGCGTGACGCGGCCGTAGCGCCTGCGCAGCACGCCGAAGCCGCGCAGCACGCCGAGCAGCGATTCCTTCTGCTTGGGGCGACCACTGAGCTCGTCGAGGTAGCTGTCGCCCTCCATCAGCTTTTCGTAGCCGATGTACACCGGCTGGAACACCACCGGTCGGCGCGGCGTGCGCAGGAACGCGCGCAGCGTGATCGCCAGCATGCCGGCGCGCGGCGGCAGCAGGCGTCCGGTGCGCGAGCGCCCGCCTTCGACGAAGTACTCCATGGCCACGCCGCGCTGCAGCAACTGATCGACGTAGGCCGCGAACACGCTCGAATACAGCGCGTTGGCCTTGAAGCTGCGGCGCAGGAAAAACGCGCCGCCGCGACGCAGCAGCGGCCCCACGACGGGCAGGTTGAGGTTGACGCCGGCGGCGATGTGCGGCGGCACCAGGCCGTTCTTGTATAGCTGATAGCTGAGCAACAGATAGTCGGCGTGGCTGCGGTGGCTGGGCACGTAGATCACTTCGTGGCCGGGCGCGATCGCGCGCAATGACTCGAAGTGGTGCATGGAGATGCCGTCGAACAGCTTGTTCCAGAAGCCCGAAAGCGCGAACGAGGCCGAGCGCACCACCGGGTGCGAATAGTCCGCGGCGATTTCCATCGCGTAGCCGCGCGCGCGCCGCTGCGCCGAGGCGCGGCTGGTTTTTTCCTTGAGCGCGTTCTGCGTGATGGCGGTGCGCACCGGCTCGCTGGCCAGCAGCGCATCGACCAGGGTGCGCCGGTGCGAGAGGTCGGGGCCGATCACCGCCGCGCGCACGCGCCTGAAGTGCGCGCGCAGCACGCGGCTGAGCTTGAGCGCCAGCCGCGGCGGCGTTTCGCCATCGGCTTCGATCAGCAGTTTGCGCAGGGACACCGGCGGCGAGAAATGCACGATGCTGTCGCGGCCGTTCAGCAGCAGTGCCAGCAGGCGGCGGAAGCGCCCGACCACGGCCCAGTTTTCGCTGAACAGCACGCGGAACCAGCCGCTTTCGCGGTTCGGCGCGCGGCCCACGTAGATCGATACCGGCACCAGTTGCACGTCGCGCCCGGGCTGTGACTGCAGCGCGCGCAGTTGCGCCAGCAGGCCATCGCGCGCGGCGTGGCGCCGGCGCGGTCCGAACAGACCGTGCTGCGGGTCCAGCGCCAGCAAGGCGCGCCGGCGCCGCGCGGGCAGGCGGCGCCCGGCACGCAGCGGCGAGGGCAGGCCCGCTTCCTGGCAGGCCTGGTCGAGGATCAGCGTGTCGGAGATGCCGCGACGCTCGATCACGTACAGCACAGGCTGCTCGGGATCGAGCAACTGCGCCGGCTCGGCCGGATCGCGCTTGATCTTCAGCCACGGCCGCAGCAGCGCGCCGAGCAGGCTCAGCGCCCACGGTGGGCGACGCTCGCGGACGGGGCGTGCGTTCATGGGCCGATCAGGGCTTGCGCGCGCGAGCACTGGCGGCCACCGCGGGCGTTGCGGCACGGTGCGTGCTGGCGGCGCCGGCCGGAGCCACGGCGCTGGCTGGCCTGGCCACGCTGGCGGATGGGGCCGGCTTGGCCAGCACCGCGCGCCAGTGCAGCAGGGTGTCGCGGTCGTACCAGCGGCCATCCTGCTTGATCAACGTGTTGTCGCGCGTGACCGGCGTGCCCAGCACGTCGAACGTGGTGCGCACCACGGCCACGTTGCCATCGTCGGACAGTACCTTGATCTGCGCGGTATCCAGGATGGTGTTGATGGACAGGCCGTACACATCGAGCGCCTGCTTGACGCCGCTCCACAGGTGGCCGACGTCGCGCATGGCCTCGGGGTAGGGCATCGACAGCGCTTCGTTGAGTGTGTGGAAACTCATCTTCTGCGCCGTGCCGGTGAGCACGCCCAGCACCTGGTAGACCTTGTCCGGGTTCAGCCAGTCGGTCTTCTCGGCCCATGCGCTGAGCACGCCCAGCGCCGTGAGCGCCTGCACTTTCTCCGCTGCCGTCAGCTGGGTCGAACGTTGCACGCCGGTATCGGCCATCGTGCGCAGCATGCCCAGCATCGCCGGCAGGCGTGCCTGATAGTGCTGGCGCGCCTGCAGCAGCTTGGGTTTGATCTCGACCCACAGCAATTGCTGCGCGCCGGGGGCGCTGAGCAGGGTCATCATCTTGGCGAATTGCGCGCGGTCGGCCGGCGAGAACTGGCTCAGGTCGCGGCCTTGGCCCCAGCGCGCGCGCATCGCCGCGTAATCGGCCGGCGGCAGGGCGTGGCGGTACAAGCCGTCGATGTCGTTGTCGCGCAGCAGCTTGTAGCCATCGGCCACGGCGGCCTGCGGTGTCGATCCGCCGGGCAGGGTTTCCTCGGCGTGGCGCGAACAGGCGGTCAGCGCGAGCAGCACCAGGATCAGCAGCAACGCGCGCAGCGGGTACTTCGGCATGGGACGGATTCCGGGACGCAATCGCGGCAGGGTAGGAGCGGGTGCCGGTGCTGGCAAGCATCCGCGTGCGCCCGGCATGAGCGTACGCGGGCTGGCGGCGGTGCCAGGCTGGCGCCGCGGCGCGCACGCGGGTCTAATCGCAGGCTGATCCCCATTCGCCGACCCGCCCGCATGCGTCTGACCACCGCGCTCCTGTTCGCCGCAGTGCTGGGCGCCAGCGCCCCCGCCATGGCCGAAAAACTCGGCATCGACCGCATCTACGACAATCCGGCCCTGTCCGGCCCCACGGTGATGGGGCTGAAAGTCGCGCCGGACGGTTCGCGCGTCACCTTCCTGCGCGGTAGCGCGCAGGACCAGTACCGCATGGACCTGTGGGAGTACGACCGCAAGGACGGCGCGCTCAAGCTGCTGGTGGCCGCGGCCACGCTGGAGCCGCACGGCGAGCACCTCGATGCCGCCGAGCGCGCGCGCCGCGAGCGCGAGCGCACCGCCATGTACAGCGGCATCCTCGATTACCACTGGGCGCCGGACGGCAAGGCCATCCTGTTTCCGCTCAACGGCAAGCTGTACCTGTACCGGCTTGATGCGCCGGACGGCAAGGCCATCGAGCAGCTGCCCATCGGCGCCGGTTTCGCCCTGGATCCGAAAATCTCGCCCAAGGGCCGCTACGTGTCGTTCATCCGCGACCAGAACCTCTGGGTGTACGACCTGCGCGATGGCAAGCTGCGCGAGCTGACCAACGACGACGGCACCATCCACGATGGCGAAGCCGAGTTCGTCGCGCAGGAAGAACTCGACCGTCACACCGGCTACTGGTGGGCGCCGGACGATTCGGCCATCGCCTTCGAGCGCTACAACGATGCGCCGGTGCCGGTCGCCGAGCGCTTCGAGATCTATGCCGACCATACCGAGGTGGTCAAGCAGCGCTATCCCTACGCGGGCGATCCCAACGTGATCTGGCAGCTCGGCCTGATCAGCCCGCAGGGTGGCGCGCCGCGCTTCATCGACGTGCCCGCGCAAGCCGAGTATCTGGCGCGCGTGGACTGGCTGCCCAGCGCCAAGGCGCTGACCTACCAGTGGCTGGCGCGCGACCAGAAGAAGCTCGAGCTGGTACGCGTGGATGCCGCCACGCTGGCGCAGCAGACGCTCGTCACCGAGACATCGAAAACCTGGGTGGACGTCAACAGCGACCTGCGTTTTCTCAAGGACAAACCCGAGTTCATCTGGGCCTCGCAGCGCAGCGGCTGGAACATGCTGTACCTGTACGCCGACGATGGTCGCCTGCTGCATCCGATCAGCACCGGCGCCTGGCACATCGACAACGTGCTCGGCGTGGACGAGAAGCAGGGGCTGGTGTACGTGAGTTCCAACCGCGATTTCGTGCCCGACCGGCAGATCTATGCGCTCAGGCTCGACGGCAGCACCGCCGCTGCGCCGCTGCGCATCAGCCACCGCCCCGGCACGCACCTGGCCAGCTTCGCGCCGGACGGCAGCTTCTACGTGGATACCTTCAACAGCCCCGAGCAGCCGCCGCAGGTCAGCGTGCACGCCAGCGATGGCCAGCGTCTGGCCTGGATCGAGCAGAACCAGCTGGACGCCGCGCACCCGTACTGGCCGTACCTGAAAGACCACATCCAGCCCGAGTTCGGCACGCTCGAGGCCGCCGATGGCGAAACGCTGTACTACCGCATCTACAAGCCGCTGCATTTCGATCCGGCCAAGCGCTATCCGGTGTTCGACACCTACTACGGTGGCCCGCACGCGCAGAGCGTCACCGACACCTGGCCGGACCTGTTCAACGAATACATGGCGCAGCACGGCTTCGTCGTGTTCACCCTGGACAACCGCGGCATGGCGCGGCGCGGGCGCGCCTTCGCCGATGCCGTGTATCACCGCTTCGGCAAGGTCGAGGTGCAGGACCAGACCACCGGCATCGACTGGCTGCGCCGCCAGCCCTGGGTGGACCCGGCGCGCATCGGCGTGTTCGGCTGGAGCTTCGGCGGTTACCTGACGGTGATGATGCTGGCGCAGGATTCCGCGCAACTGGCCGGCGGCGTGGCCGTGGCGCCGGTGACCAACTGGAGGCTCTACGACACCGTCTACACCGAGCGTTATCTCGGTACACCCAAGGAGAACCCCGAAGGCTACCGCCTGAGCAGCGTGTTCCCCTGGCTCAAGGGTCTGCCCAGCCACAAGCTGTACCTGGTACATGGCATGGCCGACGACAACGTGCTGTTGCAGAACTCGGTCGAGCTGATGAGCGCGCTGCAGAACCAGGGCACGCAGTTCCGCCTGATGACCTAC contains the following coding sequences:
- a CDS encoding c-type cytochrome produces the protein MSARSLIHARGLVAAAAVFALAACEHSAPPQSSAAPVPAAKPGRPAAVAFTPPPLRAIPDDAFGAEVRKGEALFRHTATTAPQYVGNTLSCQNCHLDAGRLADSAPMWAAWVSYPAYRSKNQRVNTFEERLQGCFKFSMNGKAPPLGAPELVALEAYSYWMAQGAPTGTKLVGAGYPKLPKPAQGWDYARGKQVYASHCALCHAADGQGLLVDGKTWFPPLWGPQSYNWGAGMSRLDLAAGFIKANMPLGNGNSLSDQQAWDVAYYIDGHERPQDPRYLGSIEATRTKFHDGPYETYGRIAQGRLLGAGVGVVGGSTVTRESAPRAPLAPRLRD
- a CDS encoding TQO small subunit DoxD, producing MSTTQTLASPDATRGWRMAAIALLAVRFVQGWIYWGGGTRRFIYAPSKLDTAGHWMAYKFQTAMPGALLGTDHLVAWLLQHFTLLYLGVVVFSAVEMIAGAMLIIGLFTRLAAVATIGLSIVLMLLFGWQGATCIDEWTMAAANFAIGITLFLAGGGAYSVDSWLARRKPRLAGSGWFNWIGGASLLPLSERAFKRLALVLFWIAVAFIVLTYNYYRGSIVTPFHGGPTSPAKHHWTLSQGQLAANGTVRFHAYVDAGTPAEPSNVLRASLISNGGQIVEEWDGMLLARTPKQAFKNDFAYQKIHAGKFGLVGPVGSQAMVELRPTQTDLSLPNGPYTLQLVSVNGHIWSLPLTR
- a CDS encoding TlpA family protein disulfide reductase — encoded protein: MAWRKAVLALALALVAGVALWWTLAPTWRHRAGTLAPALVMPLLGGGNIDLARLRGRPVLIDFWAPDCAPCVAELPELERLARADAGRFTLIGVAMSYSDPDALRAIAARAGISYPLVWDRDGRVAAAFGGARVTPTQVLIGGDGRIQARVEGGLAGPLLRQVLRHDGVNDAQR
- a CDS encoding type II toxin-antitoxin system Phd/YefM family antitoxin; translation: MNINAAEFKAKCLKLIDEVAATHEPLVITKRGKPVARVVPIEDEQPRGLFGYMKGTVTIHGDIIDVPHEPWAAETGEEDDLYVPLLTSPSAKP
- a CDS encoding type II toxin-antitoxin system VapC family toxin is translated as MSALLLDTHVWLWYAEGVARRLKPSVVNQIEDALLTNRLHVSAVSVWEIGLLVAKNRITLSAPVKDWVQHAATIPGLRLSPLDWQSALESTVLPGMPHADPADRLLVATARISGYTLVTRDQKILDYGKAGHINVLAA
- a CDS encoding formyltransferase family protein — its product is MPMRIALLANRDIESALALNLLLRKMHAQVMAIYLSDHVGGAQPRPASMLDPLTFIEQDLFNMLAFPLLEHQGSSPPRWLGFSAISQHYRIPLHPVHRLKDAAVLDSLRATHSDIFVSIRFGKILPDEVINMPAHGVLNLHSGLLPQYRGVLATLRALLHGDREIGCTLHRIDSPGIDVGGIVASARRAVDPTHSLLWHILALYPLGVELITQALDSLAQRQTLALTPQNPATGAYYSFPDEAELQHFASLGWRLFDHEDIRQLLLAFGVEPSSSTAHDLEHYLR
- a CDS encoding methyltransferase family protein, which translates into the protein MTIPALRTATLAWLYVLAQFGLLAALLVVPPWQWEWRLAGSVLLVLAALLGTWTLLHNRPGNFNVQPQPRARGHLVTDGPYRRVRHPMYITVLLGAAGWADCAGGWWRVLIVLALLLVLNAKAALEERLLLARWPEYAAYRARTWRFVPGLW
- the plsB gene encoding glycerol-3-phosphate 1-O-acyltransferase PlsB; amino-acid sequence: MNARPVRERRPPWALSLLGALLRPWLKIKRDPAEPAQLLDPEQPVLYVIERRGISDTLILDQACQEAGLPSPLRAGRRLPARRRRALLALDPQHGLFGPRRRHAARDGLLAQLRALQSQPGRDVQLVPVSIYVGRAPNRESGWFRVLFSENWAVVGRFRRLLALLLNGRDSIVHFSPPVSLRKLLIEADGETPPRLALKLSRVLRAHFRRVRAAVIGPDLSHRRTLVDALLASEPVRTAITQNALKEKTSRASAQRRARGYAMEIAADYSHPVVRSASFALSGFWNKLFDGISMHHFESLRAIAPGHEVIYVPSHRSHADYLLLSYQLYKNGLVPPHIAAGVNLNLPVVGPLLRRGGAFFLRRSFKANALYSSVFAAYVDQLLQRGVAMEYFVEGGRSRTGRLLPPRAGMLAITLRAFLRTPRRPVVFQPVYIGYEKLMEGDSYLDELSGRPKQKESLLGVLRGFGVLRRRYGRVTLNFGEPIFLERILEQHAPDWRSTRGNEDERPGWFPKAVDSLAERINIEVNRAAHVNPINLLAVCLLATPKHALAEQDLRNQLALYKTLLTELPYSARVTITPAAPEEIVAYGERMGWIRRIKHPLGDVLVTEGDQAVLLSYFRNNVLHLFAPAAWVAACFLNNRRMARASVLRMGRMVYPFIRSELFLPWDDNSFGERLGATIELFVRHGLLQTVGDARLLERGAGQDDEAYQLRVLAHSLLQTFERYYIAIATLVKAGPGAFTAAELEQTCVLTAQRLSLLQQLTAPEFFDKALFRGFIQQLREQGAVRSNSANKLEFDAELAAVVRDARLILSRGVRETVLKIVPGSEPAASTASGD
- a CDS encoding S9 family peptidase, encoding MTTALLFAAVLGASAPAMAEKLGIDRIYDNPALSGPTVMGLKVAPDGSRVTFLRGSAQDQYRMDLWEYDRKDGALKLLVAAATLEPHGEHLDAAERARRERERTAMYSGILDYHWAPDGKAILFPLNGKLYLYRLDAPDGKAIEQLPIGAGFALDPKISPKGRYVSFIRDQNLWVYDLRDGKLRELTNDDGTIHDGEAEFVAQEELDRHTGYWWAPDDSAIAFERYNDAPVPVAERFEIYADHTEVVKQRYPYAGDPNVIWQLGLISPQGGAPRFIDVPAQAEYLARVDWLPSAKALTYQWLARDQKKLELVRVDAATLAQQTLVTETSKTWVDVNSDLRFLKDKPEFIWASQRSGWNMLYLYADDGRLLHPISTGAWHIDNVLGVDEKQGLVYVSSNRDFVPDRQIYALRLDGSTAAAPLRISHRPGTHLASFAPDGSFYVDTFNSPEQPPQVSVHASDGQRLAWIEQNQLDAAHPYWPYLKDHIQPEFGTLEAADGETLYYRIYKPLHFDPAKRYPVFDTYYGGPHAQSVTDTWPDLFNEYMAQHGFVVFTLDNRGMARRGRAFADAVYHRFGKVEVQDQTTGIDWLRRQPWVDPARIGVFGWSFGGYLTVMMLAQDSAQLAGGVAVAPVTNWRLYDTVYTERYLGTPKENPEGYRLSSVFPWLKGLPSHKLYLVHGMADDNVLLQNSVELMSALQNQGTQFRLMTYPGAKHGLSTPAQRKHVFHLIADFFRRQIAGDCGETCKASAAAAGQRK